One window of the Cryptococcus gattii WM276 chromosome E, complete sequence genome contains the following:
- a CDS encoding uncharacterized protein (Similar to TIGR gene model, INSD accession AAW43790.1): MPKKISTTATTKPAKPAQATAADIDDIFAKPKVSKSKPESVVEPEKKKSKGKSKAVSTEEPADVPINTEGGEKKKKKKKTVTAFVPDEDGQESSSKVETVVDPSTIPVVIPEPPVTTKTKKDKGTKRDRKEDEDDEIFRDSRGTGPRRKTEEGFLIYKEAELQIDPEAGGTPLCPFDCDCCF; encoded by the exons ATGCCCAAGAAGATCAGTACCACCGCCACCACTAAGCCCGCCAAACCTGCCCAGGCCACGGCAGCCGATATTGACGACATCTTTGCCAAGCCCAAAGTCAGCAAGAGCAAACCAGAGTCTGTTGTCGAACCcgagaaaaagaagagcaagggcAAGTCAAAGGCTGTTTCCACCGAAGAACCTGCAGATGTTCCTATCAACACTGAAGGcggagagaagaaaaagaagaagaagaagactgtAACGGCTTTTGTCCCCGACGAGGATGGACAGGAGTCTTCAAGTAAGGTGGAGACGGTGGTAGACCCATCGACTATTCCTGTCGTTATTCCCGAACCGCCAGTGACAACAAAGACaaagaaggacaagggAACCAAGAGGGATaggaaagaggatgaagatgatgagatTTTCAGAGATTCTAGGGGTACCGGGCCAA GGCGAAAGACTGAAGAAGGCTTCCTAATCTATAAGGAGGCTGAACTCCAGATTGACCCAGAGGCTGGTGGTACACCCCTATGTCCCTTCGATTGTGACTGTT GCTTCTGA